The genomic stretch TCAAAATAAATATTTGATATACAGTTTATATTTATTAAATATTTTTTAATAAAAATACCTTTCAGCATAAATTACTCCTCATATTCACAAACAATCGTTATTGGAATACCCATATACTTTGATAAACCTTCTAAGCATGATATACAAAGTTTACCTTCTTTTTCTTTCTCTTTTTCTATACCATCTTTATCTTTATATTTAATATTTATTTGTCCTTCCAATATCTCATCATCATTTATATTTTTTTTACATATATCACAAATCATTTTTACACTCCGTTTTTTATTATTTAAGGTTTATATATCTTTTATTAATTCCAACATTTTATTGCACTTTTTTTCTATCCGAAGTCTTTCACCGCATCTATTTAAAATATATCCGAGTGTATAAAACCTATCAAAAACTTCCATACTTAATGTATTGCAATGCTGTATTAAAGCAGAAGCTCCTATTAAGTTTAATTGTATAAATGACATATATACACACATCAAATCTAAATCATTAATATTCCATATTAATTTTTCTGCATAATTATAGCCTAATTCTTCTACTATCTGACATGAAGCTATAACAATTCCTCCGCTTCCTGCTGCTGGTTCATTGCAGTAAATAAAAGATTTACTTTCCAATAATGATTTATCAAAATTAATTTTATTCATACAGTATGATAATTCATAAGGTGTAAAAAATTGACCTTTGAAATCATTTTTTAATTCAAGTTCTTGAAATAAAACTCCTAATACATCCTGATATCTGTTACTCTGGTATTCATTTACTAATCCTAATTTAAATGCATTAAAAAACTCCATTTCATTTTCATCATAAGCAACAGCAATTTTTTTAAATTGTTCTATTCTTTTTTCCTTATCTTCCATATTAAGACTTATTCCTATTGCAATATTTAATGCTGTCATAGCTATAAAATCATAAAATACTTTAGCTATTGTATGTTTATAAGCAACATTCTTTAATATGTTATACAGATTTTTATATTTAGATGATTTTAATTTATTCATTTTTTATTTCCCTTATTCTTTTTTATATATTTATACAAAGTTTCTTTATTATCTTTGACTTTATATAATATATCCAAAACAACATCTTCAG from Brachyspira murdochii DSM 12563 encodes the following:
- a CDS encoding N-6 DNA methylase — encoded protein: MNKLKSSKYKNLYNILKNVAYKHTIAKVFYDFIAMTALNIAIGISLNMEDKEKRIEQFKKIAVAYDENEMEFFNAFKLGLVNEYQSNRYQDVLGVLFQELELKNDFKGQFFTPYELSYCMNKINFDKSLLESKSFIYCNEPAAGSGGIVIASCQIVEELGYNYAEKLIWNINDLDLMCVYMSFIQLNLIGASALIQHCNTLSMEVFDRFYTLGYILNRCGERLRIEKKCNKMLELIKDI